One genomic region from Halococcus qingdaonensis encodes:
- a CDS encoding aldehyde dehydrogenase family protein, with product MATASAANDREPFIDGEWQGGDAVIDVTDLADGGVFARVSAADQSQAESALAAAEDAQSALAATTVPERVAWLETIAAELRERKAELAEIIVREAGKPIASARGEVESAAERFERAVGEARDLTGEYREGTTAGHEGWQAITTPEPIGTVLCITPYNYPLSTTALQVAPALAAGNSVVLKPASKTPVSAAILTEIISATDIPEGGFNFVPGHASEIGDVLSGSSAVNAIAMTGSSAAGEHVARESRIVNLHMELGGNAPAVVFPDADLDATAGDCAKGALKYAGQRCSAVSRVLAHEEIHDDLVEAIDDAMDEWPAGDLFDEETALGPLISAEQADWVEELIQDARGKGARLVRGGERDGRFVEPTLLADVPRDARIVREEQFGPVIPVTKIENEDDAVSVANASDLALDAAVFTADHDRAMDIAERIDAGAVRINGAPSHGLGDIPFGGNKRSGINREGIDVSIEQFVRRKSIVL from the coding sequence ATGGCTACCGCATCGGCCGCAAACGATCGAGAGCCGTTCATCGACGGGGAGTGGCAAGGTGGCGACGCGGTCATCGACGTGACCGATCTCGCCGATGGCGGCGTGTTCGCCCGGGTGAGTGCAGCGGACCAGAGTCAGGCCGAAAGCGCACTCGCGGCCGCCGAAGACGCACAGTCCGCGCTCGCCGCGACGACGGTGCCCGAGCGCGTCGCGTGGCTCGAAACGATCGCGGCGGAACTGCGCGAACGGAAGGCCGAACTGGCGGAAATCATCGTCCGCGAAGCGGGCAAACCAATCGCCAGCGCGCGCGGCGAGGTCGAATCGGCCGCCGAGCGCTTCGAGCGCGCCGTCGGCGAGGCACGCGATCTCACCGGTGAGTATCGGGAGGGAACTACCGCGGGCCACGAGGGCTGGCAGGCGATCACCACACCCGAACCGATCGGCACAGTGTTGTGCATCACGCCGTACAACTACCCGCTCTCGACGACTGCGCTCCAGGTCGCGCCCGCGCTCGCCGCCGGCAACAGCGTCGTCCTGAAACCCGCAAGCAAGACACCCGTGAGCGCCGCGATCCTGACGGAGATCATCAGTGCGACCGATATCCCCGAGGGCGGGTTCAACTTCGTTCCGGGCCACGCGAGCGAGATCGGCGACGTGCTTTCCGGTTCGTCGGCCGTGAACGCGATCGCGATGACCGGTTCGTCGGCCGCGGGCGAGCACGTCGCGCGCGAGAGCAGGATCGTCAACCTCCACATGGAGCTCGGCGGCAACGCGCCCGCCGTGGTGTTCCCCGACGCCGATCTCGACGCGACCGCTGGGGACTGTGCGAAGGGTGCGCTCAAGTACGCCGGCCAGCGCTGCTCGGCGGTCAGCCGCGTGCTCGCTCACGAAGAGATCCACGACGACCTCGTCGAAGCGATCGACGACGCGATGGACGAGTGGCCCGCCGGCGACCTCTTCGACGAGGAGACGGCCCTCGGCCCGCTGATCTCCGCGGAGCAGGCCGACTGGGTCGAGGAACTCATCCAGGACGCCCGCGGGAAGGGCGCGCGCCTCGTCCGCGGCGGCGAACGCGACGGCCGATTCGTCGAGCCGACACTGCTCGCCGACGTCCCGCGCGACGCGCGCATCGTTCGCGAGGAGCAGTTCGGGCCGGTGATCCCCGTGACCAAGATCGAAAACGAAGACGACGCCGTTTCGGTGGCGAACGCGAGCGACCTCGCGCTCGATGCGGCGGTGTTCACCGCCGATCACGACCGCGCGATGGACATTGCAGAACGGATCGACGCCGGCGCGGTCCGGATCAACGGCGCGCCGTCACACGGTCTCGGCGACATCCCCTTCGGCGGCAACAAGCGGTCGGGCATCAATCGCGAGGGGATCGACGTGAGCATCGAGCAGTTCGTCCGGCGGAAGTCGATCGTTCTCTGA
- the trmB gene encoding HTH-type sugar sensing transcriptional regulator TrmB, with amino-acid sequence MASEDLGGELARINERFDLSEYETSAYLAVLDHGRLTAAAITERTDIPQPRVYDTVRDLEERGLVELKESRPIEVLAIDPEDAFGDIHASLDTLVGDLESRYTTPARDAEAASLVKSRPTILRYLETAIENAEYELNLSLTPALVERFEDALATRREDGVTIELLLTPAIDVPSPDDYDYTAIATAVRARHGITTPILAVADGTHAVYATQDALVADRERYGVVFNRSELGFLVSGFFDTLLWTTADVLLDRGDGRSFPRRYASIRRCVADLVESDGEFDAHVEGRDVETGERRSVAGPVVDIESNTTNLTARLTVETDAGTISVGGQAATYEDIEAHELRIERR; translated from the coding sequence ATGGCTTCCGAGGATCTCGGTGGGGAACTCGCGCGGATCAACGAGCGCTTCGACCTAAGCGAGTACGAGACGAGCGCTTACCTCGCCGTTCTCGATCACGGCCGTCTGACCGCCGCGGCGATCACCGAGCGGACCGACATCCCCCAGCCACGCGTCTACGACACCGTCCGGGACCTCGAAGAGCGTGGACTCGTCGAACTCAAGGAATCGCGCCCGATCGAGGTGCTCGCCATCGATCCCGAGGATGCGTTCGGCGACATCCACGCGTCGCTCGACACGCTCGTCGGCGATCTCGAAAGCCGATACACGACGCCGGCACGCGACGCCGAGGCGGCCTCGCTCGTCAAATCCCGCCCGACGATCCTCCGCTATCTCGAGACGGCGATCGAGAACGCCGAGTACGAGCTCAACCTCTCGCTGACGCCCGCGCTCGTTGAGCGCTTCGAGGACGCGCTGGCTACTCGCCGTGAGGACGGTGTGACGATCGAGCTGCTCCTCACGCCCGCCATCGACGTCCCTTCGCCCGACGACTACGACTACACGGCGATCGCGACTGCCGTCCGTGCCCGCCACGGCATCACCACCCCGATCCTCGCGGTCGCCGACGGCACCCACGCGGTCTACGCCACACAGGACGCGCTCGTCGCCGATCGCGAGCGCTACGGCGTCGTCTTCAACCGTTCAGAACTCGGTTTTCTGGTGTCTGGATTCTTCGACACACTCCTCTGGACGACTGCCGACGTGCTGCTCGATCGCGGCGATGGGCGCTCGTTCCCGCGGCGCTACGCCTCGATACGACGGTGTGTGGCCGATCTCGTCGAAAGCGACGGCGAGTTCGACGCCCACGTCGAGGGGCGGGACGTCGAGACCGGCGAGCGCCGATCGGTCGCCGGCCCGGTCGTCGATATCGAGAGCAACACGACGAACCTGACGGCGCGTCTCACCGTCGAAACGGATGCGGGCACGATCTCGGTCGGCGGACAGGCCGCCACCTACGAGGACATCGAGGCGCACGAACTCCGTATCGAACGCCGGTGA
- a CDS encoding class I SAM-dependent methyltransferase — MSRRGQGLYDWWSRHRNLFGRLYDIAFLGRESERRERAMESLSLDSGERVLELGCGPGNSFAALRTRVGSAGRVVGLDYSLGMARQARRRARDKGWANVHVLRGDAGRPGIADGAFDAVYASMSLSAMPESERAIEAAYRALRPGGRIVVLDAQPFQTFPWTLLNPVVVPLAKWATNWFPDTDIPAQLTDRFASTKVATFDGGVTFIAIARKSERTDDFG; from the coding sequence GTGAGCCGTCGCGGACAGGGACTCTACGACTGGTGGAGTCGTCATCGAAATCTGTTCGGTCGACTCTACGACATCGCCTTCCTGGGCCGCGAGTCCGAGCGCCGCGAGCGGGCGATGGAATCGCTCTCGCTCGATTCGGGCGAGCGAGTGCTCGAACTCGGCTGTGGACCGGGCAACTCCTTCGCAGCGCTCCGAACCCGCGTCGGGAGCGCGGGGCGCGTCGTCGGCCTCGACTACAGCCTCGGGATGGCTCGCCAGGCCCGTCGGCGAGCACGCGACAAGGGCTGGGCGAACGTCCACGTCCTCCGTGGCGATGCGGGCCGGCCCGGGATCGCCGACGGGGCGTTCGATGCGGTGTACGCCTCGATGTCGCTGAGTGCGATGCCGGAGTCGGAGCGGGCGATCGAGGCTGCCTACCGAGCGCTGCGCCCCGGCGGTCGGATCGTGGTGCTCGACGCGCAACCGTTCCAAACATTCCCGTGGACACTGCTCAACCCCGTGGTCGTTCCGCTTGCGAAGTGGGCCACGAACTGGTTTCCCGACACCGATATTCCGGCGCAACTCACCGATCGGTTCGCATCGACGAAGGTGGCCACCTTCGACGGCGGCGTGACGTTCATCGCCATTGCACGGAAATCGGAGCGGACGGACGATTTCGGGTAA
- a CDS encoding DDE-type integrase/transposase/recombinase — MLEELQVEVTNSPDVPFLDADRTSTPAWLIRLACAAHAAAASLAECRDLYEWFGVSRTRAAIHHWYQSYAEHYDQDFTAAPDRVAVDEKQIQLENEQNVWLYAAIDIDSKVVLHARLSQHRGTEPATTFLRELKEEHRVGDAEFLVDGMGYLTALAKTDLLGDLNYTDRNIVEKLFQTYTMRVERFHETWNGSQPALGAWLTAYTAYYNHSRSHQALENQPPVEALELKGSI; from the coding sequence ATGCTCGAAGAACTCCAGGTGGAGGTCACGAACTCTCCAGATGTACCGTTTTTGGACGCGGATCGGACGAGCACGCCAGCCTGGCTAATCAGGCTGGCGTGCGCTGCTCACGCCGCTGCGGCGTCGTTGGCCGAGTGTCGCGACCTCTACGAGTGGTTCGGCGTCAGCCGAACCCGAGCCGCCATCCACCACTGGTACCAGTCCTACGCCGAGCACTACGACCAGGACTTCACCGCCGCACCGGATCGCGTTGCCGTCGATGAGAAACAAATCCAGCTCGAAAACGAGCAGAACGTCTGGCTCTACGCAGCCATCGACATCGATTCGAAAGTCGTGCTCCATGCACGACTTTCTCAGCATCGCGGGACAGAGCCCGCAACGACGTTTCTCCGCGAACTCAAAGAGGAACACCGCGTCGGAGATGCGGAGTTCCTCGTCGACGGCATGGGCTACCTGACGGCGCTGGCCAAAACCGACCTTCTCGGCGACCTCAACTACACCGACCGTAACATCGTCGAGAAGCTGTTCCAGACCTACACCATGCGCGTCGAGCGATTTCACGAAACGTGGAACGGCAGTCAGCCAGCGCTCGGCGCTTGGCTGACTGCCTACACCGCCTATTACAACCACTCTCGGAGCCACCAAGCGCTGGAGAACCAGCCGCCGGTCGAAGCACTCGAACTGAAGGGTTCAATCTAG
- the guaB gene encoding IMP dehydrogenase: MATNRSEPFSEKLRVPEALTFDDVLLRPKESRVEPDDADTASRVSTSVELSVPVLSAAMDTVTESELAIAMARRGGLGVLHQNMNVEETVAEVDRVKRADELVIREVVTASPDQTVREVDAMMEEEGVSGAPVVSGDDEVLGIISATDIRPYLEVGDRDEVREAMTDEVITAPEDVDARNALELMYEHKIERVPIVDDGNHLTGLVTMQGILQRREYDSAARDDAGRLRVGVAVGPFESERATAVDAAGADVLFIDCAHAHNRNVIESAREIEESVEADVVVGNVGTREAAEALVGFADGIKVGIGPGSICTTRVVTGTGMPQITAVAQVADVASEHDIPVIADGGIRYSGDAIKAIAAGADAVMLGSYFAGTDEAPGRVVTMNGKRYKQYRGMGSVGAMQSGGGERYLKDTDEDEDYVPEGVEAATPYKGSVESELFQLVGGMKSGMGYVGAETIPEFKRRSEFVRVSAAGQTEGHAHDVVITDEAPNYSPDN; encoded by the coding sequence ATGGCGACTAATCGTTCGGAGCCGTTCTCCGAGAAACTCCGCGTGCCCGAAGCGCTCACGTTCGACGACGTCCTGCTCCGCCCGAAGGAGAGCCGTGTCGAACCCGACGACGCAGACACCGCGAGCCGCGTCTCGACGTCGGTCGAACTCTCCGTCCCCGTGCTTTCGGCCGCGATGGACACCGTCACCGAGAGCGAGCTGGCGATCGCGATGGCGCGTCGGGGCGGGCTCGGCGTGCTCCACCAGAACATGAACGTCGAGGAGACCGTCGCGGAAGTCGATCGCGTCAAGCGCGCCGACGAACTGGTCATCCGCGAGGTCGTGACCGCGAGCCCCGATCAAACCGTCCGAGAGGTCGACGCGATGATGGAAGAGGAGGGTGTCAGCGGCGCGCCCGTCGTGAGCGGCGACGACGAGGTTCTGGGGATCATCTCCGCGACCGACATCCGACCGTATCTGGAAGTCGGCGATCGTGACGAGGTGCGCGAAGCGATGACCGACGAGGTCATCACTGCCCCCGAGGACGTCGATGCCCGCAACGCGCTCGAACTCATGTACGAGCACAAGATCGAGCGCGTGCCGATCGTCGACGACGGCAACCACCTCACGGGACTGGTGACGATGCAGGGGATCCTCCAGCGCCGCGAGTACGATTCGGCCGCCCGCGACGACGCGGGGCGGCTGCGCGTCGGCGTCGCCGTCGGCCCGTTCGAGAGCGAGCGCGCCACCGCCGTCGACGCGGCCGGTGCCGACGTACTCTTCATCGATTGCGCGCACGCGCACAATCGCAACGTCATCGAGAGCGCCCGAGAGATCGAGGAGAGCGTCGAGGCCGACGTCGTGGTCGGCAACGTCGGGACGCGCGAGGCCGCCGAGGCGCTCGTCGGGTTCGCCGACGGGATCAAGGTCGGCATCGGGCCAGGCTCGATCTGTACGACGCGCGTGGTCACGGGCACGGGAATGCCCCAGATCACCGCCGTCGCGCAGGTCGCCGACGTCGCCAGCGAACACGACATCCCCGTGATCGCGGACGGTGGCATCCGCTACTCGGGTGACGCGATCAAGGCGATCGCGGCGGGTGCGGACGCCGTCATGCTCGGGTCGTACTTCGCCGGCACCGACGAGGCTCCGGGCCGCGTGGTGACGATGAACGGCAAGCGATACAAGCAGTACCGGGGGATGGGCTCGGTCGGTGCGATGCAGTCCGGCGGTGGCGAGCGCTATCTCAAGGACACCGACGAGGACGAGGACTACGTCCCCGAAGGTGTCGAGGCCGCGACACCGTACAAGGGCAGCGTCGAGAGCGAGCTCTTCCAGCTCGTCGGCGGGATGAAAAGCGGGATGGGCTACGTCGGGGCCGAAACGATCCCCGAGTTCAAGCGCCGCTCCGAGTTCGTCCGCGTCTCGGCGGCCGGCCAGACCGAGGGCCACGCCCACGACGTCGTTATCACCGACGAAGCGCCGAACTACAGTCCGGACAACTAG